One Polaribacter sp. SA4-12 genomic window carries:
- a CDS encoding TatD family hydrolase, which produces MFFFDVHTHKRSSSKNIFSIENKYPNATDFTKPFSIGIHPWFIKPENVEKELLIIEKKLKEDNCFAIGECGLDKITETDFELQKEVFKKQVELSEKYQKPLIIHCVKAYQELIEIKKELKPKQVWILHGFNKNYQVAESLLKNGIILSFGTAIIKNKKLQEVVSKVAISSILLETDNDLNIDVKEVYQKISEIKKITVEELQQKIKQNFKSIFKK; this is translated from the coding sequence ATGTTTTTTTTTGATGTTCATACCCATAAAAGATCTTCGTCGAAAAATATCTTTTCGATAGAAAATAAATACCCAAACGCAACAGATTTCACCAAACCTTTTTCAATAGGAATTCATCCTTGGTTTATCAAACCAGAAAATGTAGAAAAAGAACTTTTAATTATTGAAAAAAAGTTAAAAGAAGATAATTGTTTTGCTATAGGGGAATGTGGTTTAGATAAAATTACAGAAACTGATTTTGAACTTCAAAAAGAAGTATTTAAAAAGCAAGTTGAACTTTCAGAAAAATATCAAAAACCTTTAATTATTCATTGTGTAAAAGCATATCAAGAACTTATTGAAATAAAAAAGGAATTGAAACCAAAACAAGTTTGGATTTTGCATGGTTTCAATAAGAACTATCAAGTTGCAGAAAGTTTATTGAAAAACGGAATTATATTGTCTTTCGGAACGGCAATTATCAAAAATAAAAAATTACAAGAAGTTGTTTCTAAGGTTGCTATTTCATCAATATTATTAGAAACAGACAATGATTTAAACATTGATGTTAAAGAAGTGTATCAGAAAATATCAGAAATAAAAAAGATTACAGTTGAAGAGCTTCAGCAAAAAATAAAACAGAATTTTAAAAGTATTTTTAAGAAATGA
- the dtd gene encoding D-aminoacyl-tRNA deacylase, with translation MKVVIQRVSKASVTINNVKVASIEKGLLILLGIVANDTQEDINWLVRKVANLRIFNDEDGVMNNSLIDVDGNAIVVSQFTLHASTKKGSRPSYMKAAKPVIAIPLYKNFVKTLETELSKTVQTGEFGADMKVELLNDGPVTIIIDSKNKE, from the coding sequence ATGAAAGTTGTTATTCAAAGAGTTTCTAAGGCAAGTGTTACCATTAATAATGTAAAAGTTGCTTCTATAGAAAAAGGACTCTTAATTCTTTTAGGAATTGTAGCAAACGATACTCAAGAAGATATTAATTGGTTAGTTCGTAAAGTTGCAAATCTTCGCATTTTTAATGATGAAGATGGTGTCATGAATAACTCACTTATTGATGTTGATGGAAATGCAATTGTTGTAAGTCAGTTTACATTGCACGCATCCACCAAAAAAGGAAGTAGACCTAGTTATATGAAAGCTGCAAAACCTGTAATTGCAATTCCTTTGTATAAGAACTTTGTAAAAACGTTAGAAACAGAATTAAGTAAAACTGTGCAAACGGGTGAATTTGGCGCAGACATGAAAGTTGAGTTATTAAATGACGGACCAGTAACAATCATTATCGATTCAAAGAATAAAGAGTAG
- the rsgA gene encoding ribosome small subunit-dependent GTPase A gives MKGIVYKSTGSWYQVKSEDGNFHQCRIKGKFRIKDIKSTNPIAVGDKVVFDLEKTGDEEEGVIKKILDRDNFIVRKSVNLSKQTHIIASNIDQVFLLITINNPPTFAAFIDRFLVSTRAYRIDTILVFNKIDSYELEERAEILYLKDIYEAIGYRCIEVSATQNINIDKIKEIMTGKTSMFVGHSGVGKSTLVNAIEPSLNLKTKEISDQHKQGKHTTTFAEMFDLSFDARIIDTPGIKGFGVVDIDKYELGDYFPEFFALKQDCKFNNCIHTKEPHCAVKDALEKDEISWSRYKSYLQILSGDEEKEHFRTDVWDEEDNEE, from the coding sequence ATGAAAGGAATCGTTTATAAATCTACAGGAAGTTGGTATCAAGTAAAATCAGAAGATGGTAATTTTCATCAATGTAGAATAAAAGGAAAATTTAGAATCAAAGACATCAAAAGCACCAATCCGATTGCGGTTGGCGATAAAGTTGTGTTCGATTTAGAAAAAACAGGAGATGAAGAAGAAGGTGTTATCAAAAAGATTTTAGACAGAGATAATTTTATTGTCCGTAAATCTGTAAACCTTTCTAAGCAAACACATATTATAGCTTCAAATATTGATCAAGTTTTTTTATTGATAACGATCAATAATCCACCAACATTTGCAGCATTTATAGATCGTTTTTTAGTTTCTACAAGAGCGTATCGTATTGATACAATTTTAGTTTTTAATAAAATAGATTCTTACGAGTTAGAAGAACGTGCAGAGATTTTATATTTAAAAGATATTTATGAAGCAATTGGTTACAGATGCATAGAAGTTTCTGCAACTCAAAATATAAACATCGATAAAATTAAAGAAATAATGACAGGTAAAACATCTATGTTTGTTGGTCATTCAGGAGTTGGTAAATCTACTTTGGTAAATGCGATTGAACCTTCTTTAAATTTAAAAACCAAAGAAATTTCTGATCAACATAAACAAGGTAAACACACAACTACATTTGCAGAGATGTTCGATTTAAGTTTCGATGCAAGAATTATAGACACACCAGGTATTAAAGGTTTTGGAGTTGTAGATATTGATAAATACGAATTAGGAGATTATTTTCCTGAGTTTTTTGCCTTAAAACAAGATTGTAAATTCAATAACTGTATTCATACAAAAGAACCACATTGTGCTGTAAAAGATGCGTTAGAAAAAGATGAAATTTCTTGGTCTCGTTATAAAAGTTACCTTCAGATTTTAAGTGGAGATGAAGAGAAAGAACATTTTAGAACAGATGTTTGGGATGAAGAAGATAATGAAGAATAG
- a CDS encoding bifunctional 3-deoxy-7-phosphoheptulonate synthase/chorismate mutase type II, with translation MENTKELRTWLDDMNLDHPLVIAGPCSAETEEQVLKIAHELKDSDVSYFRAGIWKPRTRPGMFEGVGEIGLHWLKKVKEETGMKTCTEVANAAHVKLAIENDVDLLWIGARSTVSPFIMQEIADALAGTDKIVLVKNPVNPDLALWLGGIERLYTAGIKNLGAIHRGFSTYEKSKYRNTPEWQLAIEFQNKFPDLPLINDPSHITGNREMIQEVSQTALDLNFDGLMIETHFDPENAWSDAAQQVTPTKLKAIMEDLKIKKETETAVSYREPLENLRAQINVVDDQLIGLLGKRMEVADKIGGLKKDQNVAVLQSRRWNEILGNMVLEGSSKGLSEEFVLKMFKAIHQESINHQEKIING, from the coding sequence ATGGAGAATACAAAAGAATTAAGAACATGGTTGGATGATATGAATTTAGATCATCCTCTAGTAATAGCAGGGCCTTGTAGTGCAGAAACCGAAGAACAGGTTTTAAAAATAGCACACGAATTAAAAGATTCTGATGTAAGTTACTTCCGCGCAGGAATTTGGAAACCAAGAACAAGACCAGGAATGTTTGAAGGTGTTGGTGAGATTGGTTTACACTGGTTAAAGAAAGTAAAAGAAGAAACAGGTATGAAAACCTGTACAGAAGTTGCAAACGCAGCGCACGTAAAATTAGCAATCGAAAACGATGTTGATTTATTATGGATTGGTGCACGTTCTACTGTATCTCCTTTTATCATGCAAGAAATTGCAGATGCATTGGCAGGTACAGATAAAATTGTATTAGTAAAAAATCCAGTAAATCCAGATTTAGCTTTATGGTTAGGTGGTATCGAAAGATTATATACTGCAGGAATTAAAAATCTTGGAGCAATTCACAGAGGGTTTTCTACTTATGAGAAATCAAAATATAGAAATACTCCAGAATGGCAATTAGCGATTGAATTTCAAAATAAATTTCCAGATTTACCTTTAATCAACGATCCATCTCATATTACAGGAAATAGAGAAATGATTCAAGAGGTTTCTCAAACAGCTTTAGATTTAAATTTTGATGGTTTAATGATTGAAACTCATTTCGATCCTGAAAACGCATGGAGTGATGCTGCTCAGCAAGTTACACCAACAAAGTTAAAAGCTATAATGGAAGACTTAAAAATCAAAAAAGAAACAGAAACAGCAGTTAGTTACAGAGAACCTTTAGAAAACTTAAGAGCTCAAATTAACGTTGTAGATGATCAATTAATTGGTTTGTTAGGTAAGAGAATGGAAGTTGCAGACAAAATCGGAGGTTTAAAGAAAGATCAAAACGTTGCTGTTTTACAGTCTAGACGTTGGAATGAAATCTTAGGGAACATGGTTTTAGAAGGTAGCAGTAAAGGTTTAAGTGAAGAGTTTGTTTTAAAAATGTTTAAAGCAATTCACCAAGAATCTATCAATCACCAAGAAAAGATTATAAACGGATAA
- a CDS encoding prephenate dehydrogenase: MKNIYMIGIGLIGGSFAIDIKKNNPEAVIHGISRKDETLNKALELNLIDKKATLDDIENADLVIVSIPVDATVKLLPTILDKISDTGLVVDAGSTKEEICKVVEHHPKRRNFLACHPIAGTENSGPTAAISGLYVGKTNIICEVEKTTFKLQEKALELFRAIGMRIRYMDPVSHDKHIAYVSHLSHISSFMLGKTVINKAKNERDIFDMAGSGFESTVRLAKSSPAMWTPIFKQNKENVIETLEEYINNLQQFKELMIKDDFEEIFNEMDSTNHIKQILNGIK, from the coding sequence ATGAAGAATATATACATGATTGGTATTGGTTTAATTGGCGGTAGTTTTGCTATCGACATTAAAAAGAACAATCCAGAAGCTGTAATTCATGGAATTAGTAGAAAAGATGAAACCTTAAACAAGGCTTTAGAATTAAATCTAATAGACAAGAAAGCAACTTTAGACGATATAGAAAATGCAGACCTAGTAATTGTCTCAATTCCTGTAGATGCAACTGTAAAATTATTACCAACCATTTTAGATAAAATATCTGATACAGGTTTGGTTGTTGATGCAGGTTCAACAAAAGAAGAAATTTGTAAGGTGGTTGAACATCATCCTAAAAGAAGAAATTTTTTAGCATGTCATCCAATTGCAGGAACAGAAAATTCTGGACCAACAGCAGCGATTTCTGGCTTATACGTTGGAAAAACGAACATTATCTGTGAAGTAGAAAAGACAACTTTTAAGCTTCAAGAAAAAGCTTTAGAACTTTTTAGAGCCATTGGAATGCGTATTCGTTACATGGACCCAGTTTCTCATGACAAGCATATTGCGTATGTTTCGCACCTGTCCCACATAAGTTCATTTATGTTAGGTAAAACGGTTATCAATAAAGCAAAAAACGAACGCGATATTTTTGATATGGCAGGTTCAGGTTTTGAGTCGACAGTTCGTTTGGCAAAAAGTTCGCCAGCAATGTGGACACCAATTTTTAAACAGAATAAAGAAAACGTAATAGAAACGTTAGAAGAATACATCAACAATTTACAACAATTTAAAGAGTTGATGATAAAAGACGATTTTGAAGAAATTTTTAACGAAATGGATAGCACAAATCACATAAAGCAAATATTAAACGGCATAAAATAA
- a CDS encoding pyridoxal phosphate-dependent aminotransferase has protein sequence MIKPAKRLDTVQEYYFSKKLREVSRLAAAGKPIINMGIGSPDLQPPTQVLAAIQGSLSDASAHKYQSYQGLPELRNAISKFYKNKFSVDSNPENEILPLMGSKEGIMHISMAFLNEGDKVLIPNPGYPTYTSVTKLVGAEPLFYNLSDATNWQPNFEELEAQDLSEVKIMWVNYPHMPTGTDATLETFEKLVAFGKKHNILIINDNPYSFILNEFPISILQVEGAKDIALELNSLSKTFNMAGWRVGMVLGKATYINEILKVKSNMDSGMFYGIQKGAIEALQLSDDWFLAQNKIYEERRNLIWQLADKLDATYSKNATGLFVWAKIPEGKKSEEVTDSVLYDNDIFITPGTIFGSQGEGYIRFSLCVTTEIIKEAISRLS, from the coding sequence ATGATTAAACCAGCCAAAAGATTAGATACAGTTCAAGAATACTATTTCTCTAAAAAATTAAGAGAAGTTAGCCGTTTAGCAGCTGCAGGAAAACCAATTATCAATATGGGAATTGGATCTCCAGATTTACAACCACCAACGCAAGTTTTAGCGGCAATTCAAGGAAGTTTGAGTGATGCAAGTGCGCATAAATATCAATCTTATCAGGGCTTACCGGAATTAAGGAATGCAATATCTAAGTTTTATAAAAATAAGTTTTCTGTAGATTCTAATCCAGAAAATGAGATTTTACCTTTAATGGGAAGTAAGGAAGGAATCATGCATATTTCTATGGCTTTTTTAAATGAAGGCGATAAAGTATTAATTCCGAATCCTGGGTATCCAACATATACATCAGTAACAAAATTAGTAGGAGCAGAACCACTTTTTTATAATTTAAGTGATGCTACAAATTGGCAACCAAATTTTGAAGAATTAGAAGCACAAGATTTATCAGAAGTAAAAATTATGTGGGTAAATTATCCTCATATGCCAACAGGTACAGATGCAACATTAGAAACATTTGAAAAATTGGTTGCATTTGGTAAGAAGCACAATATTTTAATTATAAATGACAATCCGTATAGTTTTATTTTAAACGAGTTTCCTATCAGTATTTTACAAGTAGAAGGCGCAAAAGACATTGCTTTAGAATTAAATTCTTTAAGTAAAACTTTTAATATGGCTGGTTGGCGAGTAGGTATGGTTTTAGGGAAAGCCACTTATATCAACGAAATATTAAAAGTAAAGTCTAATATGGATTCTGGTATGTTTTACGGAATTCAAAAAGGAGCAATAGAAGCATTACAATTATCTGATGATTGGTTTTTAGCTCAAAATAAAATTTACGAAGAACGTAGAAATCTAATTTGGCAATTAGCAGATAAGTTAGACGCAACATATAGTAAAAATGCAACAGGTTTATTTGTTTGGGCAAAAATACCTGAAGGAAAAAAATCTGAAGAAGTTACAGATTCAGTATTGTATGACAATGATATTTTTATCACACCAGGAACCATTTTTGGATCTCAAGGAGAAGGATACATTCGTTTTTCATTATGTGTAACAACAGAAATAATTAAAGAAGCAATTAGTAGGTTGTCATAG
- a CDS encoding prephenate dehydratase, which produces MNKTIAIQGAEGSNHHKVARDFYGTSIQLKECMSFDVLVDSLLDGSADLGVMALENTIAGSIIPNYALIDKHNLHIIDEEYLNIHHHLMALKGQDIEDIKEVWSHPMALLQCKEFFKKHPHIKLVEDVDTAEVAKRISKENLVGIAAIAPKIAADIFGLEVLEDEIQTIKDNSTRFVIVQTEEPSNGVDQINKASLKFQLNHKRGSLAAILNVLSDCQMNLTKIQSLPVIETPWKYSFFVDITFDEYKDYKKAEAIIEIMAEEFKILGTYKNGRK; this is translated from the coding sequence ATGAATAAAACAATAGCCATACAAGGAGCAGAAGGCTCAAACCACCATAAAGTTGCACGCGACTTTTACGGAACATCTATACAATTAAAAGAATGTATGTCTTTTGATGTCTTGGTAGATAGTTTATTAGACGGTTCTGCAGATCTTGGTGTTATGGCTTTAGAGAACACAATTGCAGGTTCTATTATTCCGAATTATGCATTAATTGATAAACATAATTTACATATTATAGATGAAGAGTATTTAAATATTCATCATCATTTAATGGCTTTAAAAGGTCAGGATATTGAAGATATAAAAGAAGTTTGGTCTCATCCAATGGCATTGTTACAATGTAAAGAATTCTTTAAAAAGCATCCTCATATTAAATTAGTGGAAGATGTAGATACTGCTGAGGTTGCAAAAAGAATTTCGAAAGAAAATTTAGTTGGTATTGCAGCAATTGCACCAAAAATTGCAGCTGATATTTTCGGTTTAGAAGTTCTTGAAGATGAAATTCAGACAATTAAAGACAATTCAACAAGATTTGTAATTGTACAAACTGAGGAGCCAAGTAATGGTGTTGATCAAATTAACAAAGCTTCTTTAAAATTTCAATTAAATCATAAAAGAGGCAGTTTAGCAGCCATCTTAAATGTGTTGAGCGATTGTCAAATGAATTTAACAAAAATTCAATCATTACCAGTTATAGAGACACCTTGGAAATATTCCTTTTTTGTAGATATAACTTTTGATGAATATAAAGATTACAAAAAAGCGGAAGCAATTATAGAAATAATGGCAGAAGAATTCAAGATTTTAGGAACTTATAAAAACGGTAGAAAATAG
- a CDS encoding aminotransferase class V-fold PLP-dependent enzyme, with product MISSKENSVKSDLEHYFNQFRENIVGINQTFQSPYGEQKLIYTDWTASGRLYAPIEDKMLHQFGPFVANTHTETSTSGAAMTLAYHEARNIIKRHVNANSNDVLITTGTGMTGVVNKFQRILGIKVSENLKDHTTIPDDLKPIVFISHMEHHSNQTSWLETIADVEVVPCNHEGLLCLEEFEISIQKHQHRKIKIVSITSCSNVTGIETPYHEVAKLIHSYNGLCFVDFACCAPYVNINMHPENEEEYLDAIFFSPHKFLGGPGSSGVLVFNKKLYKNTIPDNPGGGTVSYTNPWGEHDYLDDVEAREDGGTPGFLQTIRIALSIQLKDKMGVQNIRKREEEINEVVFNTLESLPGVKILAPNHKERLSIFSFYFEKHHFNIVVKLLNDRFGIQTRGGCSCAGTYGHFLLNVDHATSNRIKDEILHGCNTQKPGWVRLSVHPTIATEELNFICQSLKDLTENIEEWSKDYQYEAIKNDFSHKTVAPIEKQLVKEWFKI from the coding sequence ATGATTTCATCAAAAGAAAATAGCGTAAAGTCAGATTTAGAACACTATTTTAATCAATTTAGAGAAAATATAGTTGGTATAAATCAAACATTTCAATCTCCTTATGGAGAACAAAAATTGATTTATACAGATTGGACAGCAAGTGGAAGGTTGTATGCGCCAATTGAAGATAAGATGTTACATCAATTTGGACCTTTTGTTGCAAATACACATACAGAAACATCAACTTCTGGAGCTGCTATGACATTGGCATACCATGAAGCTAGAAATATTATTAAACGTCATGTAAATGCAAATTCTAATGACGTTTTAATTACTACAGGAACAGGAATGACAGGAGTTGTCAATAAATTCCAAAGAATTTTAGGTATAAAGGTTTCAGAAAATTTAAAAGATCACACTACGATTCCAGATGATTTAAAACCGATTGTTTTTATCAGTCATATGGAGCATCATTCGAATCAAACTTCTTGGTTAGAAACCATTGCAGATGTAGAAGTTGTTCCTTGTAATCATGAAGGTTTGTTGTGTTTAGAAGAGTTTGAGATCTCTATTCAGAAACATCAACATAGAAAAATAAAAATAGTTTCTATTACCTCTTGTTCTAATGTTACAGGTATAGAAACGCCTTATCATGAAGTTGCAAAATTAATCCATAGTTATAATGGATTGTGTTTTGTAGATTTTGCATGTTGTGCACCTTATGTAAATATTAATATGCATCCAGAAAATGAAGAGGAGTATTTAGATGCTATTTTCTTTTCTCCACATAAATTTTTAGGAGGTCCAGGAAGCTCTGGTGTTTTGGTTTTTAATAAGAAATTATATAAAAATACAATTCCGGATAATCCAGGAGGAGGTACCGTAAGTTATACAAACCCTTGGGGAGAACATGATTATTTAGATGATGTAGAAGCAAGAGAAGATGGAGGAACACCAGGTTTTTTACAAACGATTAGAATAGCACTTTCTATTCAGTTAAAAGATAAAATGGGTGTTCAGAATATTAGAAAAAGAGAAGAAGAAATTAATGAAGTTGTTTTTAATACTTTAGAAAGTTTACCTGGAGTTAAAATTTTAGCGCCAAACCATAAAGAACGATTAAGTATTTTTTCTTTTTATTTTGAAAAACATCACTTTAATATTGTTGTAAAATTATTGAATGATAGATTCGGAATTCAAACAAGAGGAGGTTGTTCTTGTGCAGGAACGTATGGACATTTTTTATTAAATGTAGATCACGCCACTTCTAATAGAATTAAAGATGAAATTTTACACGGCTGTAATACACAAAAACCAGGTTGGGTACGTTTATCTGTGCATCCTACAATAGCAACAGAAGAACTGAACTTTATTTGCCAATCATTAAAAGATTTGACGGAAAATATTGAGGAATGGTCTAAAGACTATCAATATGAAGCAATTAAAAATGATTTTAGCCATAAAACAGTAGCTCCAATAGAAAAACAATTGGTAAAAGAATGGTTTAAAATTTAG
- a CDS encoding protein-disulfide reductase DsbD family protein — protein MKNIFFFLFLTFSLGIFSQIEDPLQWSTSVEKVSDTEFILISTATIEEGWHLYAQEVPEDGPIPTTFTFDASKGGFSLEGKTIEEEGHTVDDPVFEMKIKFFENSAIFKQRVKTTSDINSIKGVVEFMVCDDSKCLAPTEIDLVFKLKRGIKTSAISSTSEDVKNEGDSGLLTLFFLSFLGGLAALLTPCVFPMIPMTVSFFTKQSKTKAAGIRNAIVYGLSIIIIYVVIGLAVSAIFGPDALNALSTNVWFNIIFFLILIFFAASFLGAFELVLPSSWGTKIDSKADRGGFIGIFFMALALAIVSFSCTGPLVGSALVAAATTGERIAPIVSMLGFSTAIALPFALFAAFPGWLNSLPKSGGWLNTVKVVLGFLELALAFKFLSNADLVLQAHLLEREVFIAIWIAIFGTLTLYLFGKIQLPHDSPLQHISVGRLSLGLVSLTFTLYMIPGLWGAPLNIISAFPPPQHYSESPYGVGFTKLGSGGTENYSDLPEGAHIMAPYDIVAFHDYETGLAYAKKVGKPVMLDFTGHACVNCRKMEQNVWVKPKVLKLLKNDVVLISLYVDDKRKLKEKDIVDSKLKPGKKLKYIGQKWSEMQTINYKTNTQPFYVLIDHNEDNLISPVAYTPDVDTYYNWLEKGISNFK, from the coding sequence ATGAAAAACATATTCTTTTTTTTATTTCTAACATTTAGTTTAGGAATTTTCTCTCAAATAGAAGATCCTTTACAGTGGTCAACATCCGTTGAGAAAGTATCTGATACAGAATTTATATTAATATCTACAGCAACCATAGAAGAAGGTTGGCATTTGTACGCGCAAGAAGTTCCAGAAGATGGACCTATACCTACAACTTTCACTTTTGATGCTTCAAAAGGAGGTTTTTCTCTAGAAGGAAAAACAATAGAAGAAGAAGGGCATACAGTTGATGATCCTGTTTTTGAAATGAAAATTAAGTTTTTTGAAAACTCCGCTATTTTTAAACAAAGAGTCAAAACAACTTCAGATATTAATTCCATAAAAGGAGTTGTAGAGTTTATGGTTTGTGACGATTCTAAGTGTTTAGCGCCTACGGAAATAGATCTGGTCTTTAAATTAAAACGAGGAATTAAAACAAGTGCGATTTCAAGTACATCTGAAGATGTTAAAAATGAAGGAGATTCAGGTTTGTTAACATTATTCTTTTTAAGTTTTTTAGGAGGATTGGCAGCATTGTTAACTCCTTGTGTATTTCCTATGATTCCTATGACTGTTAGTTTTTTTACGAAACAAAGTAAAACAAAGGCAGCAGGAATTAGAAATGCGATTGTTTATGGATTGTCAATTATAATAATATATGTTGTAATAGGTTTAGCCGTCAGTGCCATTTTTGGACCAGATGCTTTAAATGCTTTGTCTACAAATGTTTGGTTTAATATTATTTTCTTTTTAATCTTAATATTTTTTGCTGCTTCGTTTTTGGGTGCATTTGAGTTGGTTTTACCAAGTTCTTGGGGAACAAAAATAGATTCTAAAGCAGATAGAGGAGGTTTTATTGGAATCTTTTTTATGGCATTAGCTTTAGCGATTGTTTCTTTTTCTTGTACAGGTCCATTAGTAGGTTCTGCTTTAGTTGCAGCAGCAACAACAGGAGAAAGAATTGCGCCAATTGTAAGTATGTTAGGTTTTTCTACTGCAATAGCATTACCATTCGCTTTGTTTGCTGCGTTTCCAGGTTGGTTAAATTCATTGCCAAAATCTGGCGGATGGTTAAATACAGTAAAAGTAGTTTTAGGGTTTTTAGAATTAGCTTTAGCTTTTAAATTCTTATCAAATGCAGATTTAGTTTTACAAGCTCATTTATTAGAAAGAGAAGTGTTTATTGCGATTTGGATTGCTATTTTTGGAACATTAACGTTATACCTTTTTGGTAAAATACAATTACCTCACGATTCACCTTTACAACACATTTCTGTTGGTAGATTAAGTTTAGGTTTGGTGTCTTTAACGTTTACGTTATATATGATACCAGGTTTATGGGGAGCGCCTTTAAATATTATAAGTGCATTTCCACCACCACAACATTATAGCGAATCTCCATATGGAGTAGGATTTACAAAATTAGGGTCAGGTGGAACTGAGAATTACTCAGATCTTCCTGAAGGTGCACATATAATGGCACCATATGATATTGTTGCTTTTCATGATTACGAAACAGGTTTGGCATATGCAAAAAAGGTTGGTAAGCCAGTAATGTTAGATTTTACAGGACATGCTTGTGTAAATTGTAGAAAAATGGAACAAAATGTTTGGGTAAAACCAAAGGTTTTAAAATTGCTAAAAAATGATGTGGTTTTAATTTCATTATATGTTGATGATAAGCGTAAACTAAAAGAAAAAGATATTGTAGACTCTAAATTAAAACCAGGAAAAAAGTTAAAATATATTGGTCAAAAATGGAGTGAAATGCAAACCATTAATTACAAGACCAATACACAACCATTTTATGTTTTAATAGATCATAATGAAGATAACTTAATTAGTCCGGTTGCATATACTCCAGATGTAGACACCTATTACAATTGGCTAGAAAAAGGAATCTCAAACTTTAAATAA